The Halobacterium sp. CBA1132 genome has a segment encoding these proteins:
- a CDS encoding TrmB family transcriptional regulator, producing the protein MSTQDAVAALTRLGLSNYEAKVFVALQRLGTGTTQEISDISEVPRSQVYGAADDLAERGLVEVVTASPKEYRPVSLEAARQQLTDRIERERDRAFENLESLRATSPDSGGNRAVATVRGSRAIDDRIAELIATASSEVVFVAPEPASLTDDIEAALRERGAAGVAATVVTAVESERERFADSPVVVMVMGEDNPADFAGRALMVDEGTVLLSVATDDAVGEEAMWTAESSIGRILAEFMVSGIDSGMNRDGGPSPPDSS; encoded by the coding sequence GCGGCGCTGACACGGCTCGGTCTCTCGAACTACGAAGCCAAGGTGTTCGTCGCCCTCCAACGACTCGGCACCGGAACTACACAGGAGATCAGCGATATTTCGGAGGTGCCGCGCTCCCAAGTGTATGGCGCCGCGGACGACCTCGCCGAACGGGGCCTCGTGGAGGTCGTCACCGCTTCCCCGAAGGAGTACCGGCCGGTGAGTCTCGAGGCCGCCCGCCAGCAGTTGACCGACCGAATCGAGCGCGAGCGCGACCGAGCGTTCGAGAACCTCGAATCCCTCCGGGCCACGTCCCCGGACAGCGGGGGCAATCGTGCCGTCGCGACCGTCCGCGGGAGTCGGGCTATCGACGACCGCATTGCGGAGCTCATCGCGACGGCGTCGTCGGAGGTTGTCTTCGTCGCGCCGGAGCCGGCATCGCTCACTGACGACATCGAAGCGGCGCTCCGGGAACGCGGGGCCGCCGGCGTCGCGGCAACGGTCGTCACGGCCGTCGAGTCCGAGCGCGAGCGCTTCGCCGACAGTCCGGTCGTCGTGATGGTAATGGGCGAGGACAACCCCGCTGATTTCGCCGGGCGGGCGTTGATGGTCGACGAAGGGACGGTGTTGCTCTCGGTTGCGACCGACGACGCCGTCGGCGAGGAGGCCATGTGGACCGCCGAGAGCAGTATCGGCCGGATTCTCGCGGAGTTCATGGTGTCCGGTATCGACTCCGGCATGAACCGCGACGGTGGGCCATCCCCTCCGGATTCCAGTTAA
- a CDS encoding alpha/beta fold hydrolase: MSQRTKAPEEWERGFVEANGIELHYCRSGGSGPPFVVSHGFTDDGYCRLDLARELADDFDVVLYDARGHGRSDAPDGAYGAPQRAADLHGLLDALALEIPILFGHSMGADTVAEAAARRPERPRAVVLEDPVWMHDRDDDGEEDEGPGWNIEEQIAEWQAQSVEELLEADTMFRELAERGQPDLARRVAEARRRLRPELARVSAAEFVDPTETYGDIEAPTLILKADADEAERERERETASLLPDGEIVHIDGAGHCVLWDERERATEELRAFLATV; this comes from the coding sequence ATGAGTCAACGTACCAAAGCACCGGAGGAGTGGGAGCGGGGGTTCGTCGAGGCGAACGGCATCGAATTACACTACTGCCGCAGTGGTGGGTCGGGCCCGCCGTTCGTCGTCTCCCACGGCTTCACCGACGACGGCTACTGTCGGCTGGACCTCGCCCGCGAACTCGCGGACGACTTCGACGTCGTGCTGTACGACGCTCGCGGGCACGGCCGTTCCGACGCGCCCGACGGGGCGTACGGTGCGCCCCAGCGCGCGGCGGACCTGCACGGGTTGCTCGACGCGCTCGCGCTCGAAATCCCCATCCTGTTCGGTCACTCGATGGGCGCCGACACGGTCGCGGAGGCCGCGGCCCGCCGACCGGAGCGGCCCCGTGCCGTCGTGCTTGAGGATCCCGTCTGGATGCATGACAGGGACGACGATGGAGAAGAAGACGAGGGGCCCGGGTGGAACATCGAGGAGCAAATCGCGGAGTGGCAAGCCCAGAGCGTCGAGGAACTCCTCGAAGCCGACACGATGTTTCGGGAGCTCGCCGAGCGCGGACAGCCCGACCTCGCGCGCCGAGTGGCCGAAGCCAGGCGCCGACTGCGTCCCGAACTCGCCCGGGTGTCCGCGGCCGAGTTCGTCGACCCCACCGAGACGTACGGCGATATCGAAGCGCCGACGCTGATTCTGAAAGCCGACGCAGACGAGGCGGAGCGCGAGCGGGAACGGGAGACCGCCTCGCTCCTTCCCGACGGAGAGATCGTACATATCGACGGCGCCGGTCACTGCGTCCTCTGGGACGAGCGGGAGCGAGCAACCGAGGAACTCCGGGCGTTCCTCGCGACGGTTTAA
- a CDS encoding DUF5615 family PIN-like protein, which yields MDENIDPKTANYLEKEGVDTEHVRDALWQGAKDEQDVLPYAREQNLIIVTSDVKDFGGLDADEHAGVVLLYDDTMPAYQVASGLLSMVDAYGDSERFGGREELDAWV from the coding sequence TTGGACGAGAACATCGATCCGAAGACGGCAAACTATCTCGAAAAGGAAGGCGTCGACACCGAGCACGTTCGAGATGCGCTGTGGCAGGGCGCGAAGGACGAACAGGATGTACTTCCGTACGCTCGGGAGCAGAATCTGATTATCGTGACGAGCGACGTGAAGGACTTCGGCGGGTTGGACGCCGATGAGCACGCGGGCGTCGTGTTGCTCTACGACGACACGATGCCCGCCTATCAGGTCGCGTCCGGTCTGCTTTCGATGGTTGACGCTTATGGCGATTCCGAGCGTTTCGGCGGACGGGAAGAACTCGACGCGTGGGTCTAA
- a CDS encoding DUF433 domain-containing protein — MSEGDTRRISEDLMDEPHVRDRRVSVRQVYALVEERDIDPETVADRYDLDVADVYHALAYYHDHPREMRDVEHTREDAMADFRETIDRPEGVDPDTA; from the coding sequence ATGTCCGAGGGCGACACCCGCCGCATCTCCGAAGACCTCATGGACGAACCCCACGTTCGGGACCGGCGGGTCAGCGTCCGGCAGGTGTACGCCCTCGTCGAGGAGCGCGACATTGACCCCGAGACGGTCGCCGACCGCTACGACCTCGACGTGGCGGACGTGTACCACGCGCTCGCCTACTACCACGACCACCCCCGGGAGATGCGTGACGTAGAGCACACCCGGGAGGACGCGATGGCTGACTTCCGGGAGACGATAGACCGCCCCGAGGGTGTGGACCCCGACACAGCCTGA
- a CDS encoding transposase: protein MLYSEEPVSTIIGDVPITTNTLEDSYPEWHPAPYPFEAMLRLFLYRELTGNSYDDISESSELAAEIGLDSMPDPSVLSRTWRDRFDEAVREFVETAAHYAVKENHDRGYDDPEIRPKEDIIQEEESEQNETDDEKHEEFTDEQIFRTTRLAREHGFGAFDSGRAQNSSYDDTQFFELQTYMGMVGCGTAQGAARFQLQRGVEYGPHGDTHLRTVKQFDRDALIEGFDRATERLLSQIESEATFRRPVTVAIDITTIPYHGDVEGMPMVSGTKEKHERAFKFATLSIVGRNVPIILAIEPVRESSSWDENPSNKVHRVVRRLIQRAQEHVPIEMVLCDREFDSIQTFQTLSNLGVEYLIPKRISNQERDAIDQMEEDGVNVAVQPGTMHTDSGSHSMRFLYVPSNSGDGTAVFATNRVVKPAETEIFCDRYRQRWQIENEYKSIKNDFLAKTSSRDYRVRLFYFVFAALLYNIWRITDVLLKAGVDGEMEYAPEIPAGMVVEMVSAALVPVD from the coding sequence ATGCTGTATTCCGAGGAGCCAGTCAGTACCATTATTGGGGACGTTCCCATTACGACCAATACCCTCGAAGATTCCTATCCAGAGTGGCACCCTGCGCCATATCCGTTTGAAGCAATGCTCCGGTTATTTCTCTACCGCGAGCTCACTGGCAACAGCTACGACGATATCTCAGAATCGTCTGAACTCGCTGCTGAGATCGGTCTCGATAGCATGCCGGACCCGTCCGTACTCTCTCGGACTTGGCGCGACCGATTTGATGAGGCTGTCCGTGAGTTCGTCGAGACCGCAGCACACTATGCAGTCAAAGAAAACCACGACCGAGGCTACGACGACCCAGAAATCAGACCTAAAGAAGACATCATACAGGAAGAAGAATCGGAGCAGAACGAGACTGACGACGAGAAACACGAGGAGTTCACCGACGAACAGATTTTCCGAACAACACGGTTAGCTCGCGAGCATGGGTTCGGGGCATTCGACTCGGGGCGCGCTCAGAACTCGTCCTACGATGATACGCAGTTCTTTGAACTCCAGACCTACATGGGGATGGTCGGGTGTGGAACGGCACAGGGCGCTGCTCGCTTCCAGCTCCAGCGTGGAGTCGAGTACGGCCCCCACGGCGACACCCATCTACGCACCGTCAAGCAATTCGATAGAGATGCCCTCATCGAAGGTTTTGACAGGGCAACAGAGCGATTGCTCTCCCAAATCGAATCAGAGGCGACGTTTCGACGGCCCGTGACAGTTGCTATTGACATCACGACGATTCCCTACCACGGGGATGTAGAGGGAATGCCGATGGTGAGCGGGACGAAAGAAAAACATGAGCGAGCATTCAAATTCGCGACACTGTCGATTGTGGGTCGCAATGTCCCAATCATATTGGCTATCGAGCCTGTTCGGGAAAGTTCGAGTTGGGATGAGAATCCATCAAACAAGGTTCACCGAGTCGTTCGTCGATTAATCCAGCGAGCCCAGGAGCATGTACCAATCGAGATGGTCCTCTGCGACCGCGAGTTCGATTCGATACAGACGTTTCAGACACTCTCGAACCTCGGAGTAGAGTATCTGATTCCGAAGCGGATTTCGAACCAGGAACGTGATGCGATCGATCAGATGGAGGAAGACGGGGTAAATGTCGCAGTTCAGCCGGGAACAATGCATACTGATAGTGGGTCTCATTCGATGCGGTTCCTGTACGTTCCATCGAATAGCGGTGACGGGACAGCAGTCTTCGCGACGAATCGAGTCGTGAAGCCAGCTGAGACAGAGATATTTTGTGATCGGTATCGTCAGCGATGGCAGATCGAGAATGAGTACAAGAGCATCAAGAACGATTTTCTGGCGAAGACGTCCTCAAGGGACTACCGTGTCCGATTGTTCTACTTCGTGTTCGCAGCGTTGCTCTACAATATTTGGCGGATAACGGATGTTCTGTTGAAGGCTGGTGTGGATGGGGAGATGGAGTACGCACCAGAGATTCCGGCGGGGATGGTCGTGGAGATGGTGAGTGCTGCGTTAGTTCCCGTCGATTAG
- a CDS encoding TIGR00269 family protein, which yields MDCTKCDREAVMHAAYSGAHLCDRHLFESVERRVRRRIRDDDMLPDDATPENPETWVIGLSGGKDSVVLTDILEETFAEDPRVELVALTIHEGIEGYRDESLAACEEITTDRDIRHEVVAYADEFDLEMDDVAEDDPLDMAPCAYCGVFRRDILARYAEEHGADKLLTGHNLDDEAETALMNIFEGNVEQVAKHFDASLGPFDERTPKEDMIPRAKPLRDVPEKEVALYAQLRDLPVHMAECPHASEAFRGEIQDLLLKLEENHPGTRHSIMAGYEELAGLAADQYSDEDADVGECEECGAPTTRDRCRKCALVEAVDAV from the coding sequence ATGGATTGCACCAAGTGCGACCGCGAGGCCGTGATGCACGCGGCGTACTCCGGCGCGCACCTCTGCGACCGCCACCTCTTCGAGAGCGTCGAACGCCGGGTGCGGCGCCGCATCCGCGATGACGACATGCTCCCCGACGACGCCACGCCCGAGAACCCCGAGACGTGGGTCATCGGGCTCTCCGGCGGGAAGGACAGCGTCGTCCTCACGGACATTCTCGAAGAGACGTTCGCCGAGGACCCCCGCGTGGAGTTGGTTGCGCTCACCATCCACGAGGGCATCGAGGGCTACCGCGACGAGAGCCTCGCCGCCTGCGAGGAGATCACGACCGACCGTGACATCCGCCACGAAGTCGTCGCGTACGCCGACGAGTTCGACCTGGAGATGGACGACGTCGCTGAGGACGACCCGCTGGACATGGCACCCTGCGCGTACTGCGGGGTGTTCCGCCGGGACATCCTCGCGCGGTACGCCGAAGAGCACGGCGCGGACAAACTCCTCACCGGGCACAACCTCGACGACGAGGCGGAGACCGCGCTCATGAACATCTTCGAGGGGAACGTCGAACAGGTCGCCAAGCACTTCGACGCCAGCCTCGGGCCGTTCGACGAACGCACACCCAAGGAGGACATGATTCCGCGCGCGAAGCCGCTGCGGGACGTCCCCGAGAAGGAGGTCGCGCTGTACGCCCAACTACGGGACCTGCCAGTCCACATGGCGGAGTGTCCGCACGCCAGCGAAGCGTTCCGCGGCGAGATTCAGGACCTCCTGTTGAAGTTAGAGGAGAATCATCCGGGGACGCGCCACTCCATCATGGCCGGCTACGAGGAATTGGCGGGACTGGCCGCCGATCAGTACAGCGACGAAGACGCTGATGTCGGGGAATGCGAGGAGTGCGGGGCGCCGACGACGCGCGACCGCTGTCGGAAGTGCGCGCTCGTCGAAGCCGTCGACGCGGTCTGA
- the ftsZ gene encoding cell division protein FtsZ, whose product MQDIVQDALDNAEAEQREMDADSDGDEFGDPRIVIVGAGGAGNNTVNRLYNIGVEGADTVAINTDKQHLKMIEADTKILVGKSLTNGLGAGGDPSMGERATEMAQGTIKEVLGDADLVFVTAGMGGGTGTGAAPVVSKIAKEQGAIVVGMVSTPFNVERARTVKAEEGLEKLREEADSIIVLDNNRLLDYVPNLPIGKAFSVMDQIIAETVKGISETITQPSLINLDYADMTAIMNQGGVAVMLVGETQDKNKTNEVVKDAMNHPLLDVDYRGASGGLVHITGGPDLTLKEAEGIADNITERLDASANVIWGARIQENYKGKVRVMAIMTGVQSAQVLGPSTQKQADKSRQELQDVESTDSKQRAVDDSGTSNEFGAHSDGGKEEVEQNNGLDVIR is encoded by the coding sequence ATGCAGGACATCGTTCAGGACGCCCTCGACAACGCCGAAGCCGAACAGCGCGAGATGGACGCCGACAGCGACGGCGACGAGTTCGGCGACCCGCGCATCGTCATCGTGGGCGCGGGCGGCGCGGGCAACAACACCGTCAATCGCCTGTACAACATCGGCGTCGAAGGCGCCGACACCGTGGCCATCAACACGGACAAACAGCACCTGAAGATGATCGAGGCCGACACGAAGATTCTCGTCGGGAAGTCCCTGACGAACGGCCTCGGCGCCGGTGGCGACCCCTCGATGGGCGAGCGCGCCACCGAGATGGCGCAGGGCACGATCAAGGAAGTACTCGGTGACGCGGACCTCGTGTTCGTGACCGCCGGCATGGGCGGCGGCACCGGCACAGGCGCCGCGCCCGTCGTCTCCAAGATCGCTAAAGAACAGGGCGCAATCGTCGTCGGCATGGTGTCGACGCCGTTCAACGTCGAGCGCGCCCGCACCGTCAAGGCCGAGGAAGGACTGGAGAAGCTCCGTGAGGAGGCAGACTCCATCATCGTCCTCGACAACAACCGGCTGCTCGACTACGTCCCGAACCTCCCGATCGGGAAGGCGTTCTCCGTGATGGACCAGATCATCGCGGAGACCGTCAAGGGCATCTCGGAGACGATTACCCAGCCCAGCCTCATCAACCTCGACTACGCCGACATGACCGCCATCATGAATCAGGGCGGCGTTGCGGTGATGCTCGTCGGCGAGACCCAGGACAAGAACAAGACCAACGAAGTGGTCAAGGACGCGATGAACCACCCGCTACTGGACGTCGACTACCGCGGCGCGAGCGGTGGCCTCGTCCACATCACGGGTGGCCCCGACCTCACGCTGAAAGAGGCCGAAGGCATCGCGGACAACATCACCGAGCGGCTGGACGCGAGCGCGAACGTCATCTGGGGCGCCCGCATTCAGGAGAATTACAAGGGCAAAGTCCGTGTCATGGCCATCATGACCGGCGTGCAGTCCGCGCAGGTGCTCGGGCCGAGCACACAGAAGCAGGCGGACAAGTCCCGTCAGGAACTGCAGGACGTCGAGTCCACGGACTCCAAGCAGCGCGCTGTCGACGACAGCGGCACGAGCAACGAGTTCGGCGCGCACTCCGACGGCGGCAAAGAAGAGGTCGAGCAGAACAACGGCCTCGACGTCATCCGGTAA
- a CDS encoding ribbon-helix-helix domain-containing protein → MERVTLRIPKQQIDEVEQMVERGKFPNRSEAIRSAVREMIDEQTEQTSTNSWAKV, encoded by the coding sequence ATGGAGCGTGTGACACTCCGCATTCCGAAACAGCAGATCGACGAGGTCGAACAGATGGTCGAACGAGGCAAGTTCCCGAATCGCAGCGAGGCGATTCGGTCCGCGGTCCGTGAGATGATAGACGAACAAACTGAACAGACCAGCACGAACAGCTGGGCGAAGGTGTAA
- a CDS encoding zinc ribbon domain-containing protein — translation MSKITFRADDDLVETVDDLDESKSEVMRAALRAYLDGESDVDDSIDDVVAERVDELVERRLGPRGRERDVNVRITVDAAEGLRAEPRRGDQRTPQRERRGAEDRGRAADRGSEQSCAQCGESLSDDHVFCPNCGEKATRRVFCECGDEVRADWSFCPHCGRRTASADALDR, via the coding sequence ATGTCGAAGATAACCTTCCGCGCGGACGACGACCTCGTCGAGACCGTCGACGACCTCGACGAGTCGAAGAGCGAGGTCATGCGCGCGGCGCTGCGGGCGTACCTCGACGGCGAGTCCGATGTGGACGACAGCATCGACGACGTCGTCGCAGAGCGCGTCGACGAACTCGTCGAGCGGCGACTCGGCCCGCGAGGGCGCGAGCGCGACGTAAACGTCCGAATTACGGTCGACGCCGCCGAGGGGCTGCGCGCGGAGCCACGACGCGGCGACCAGCGCACGCCGCAGCGTGAGCGGAGAGGGGCGGAGGACCGTGGTCGTGCGGCCGACCGCGGCAGCGAGCAGAGCTGTGCGCAGTGCGGCGAGTCGCTGTCAGACGACCACGTGTTCTGTCCGAACTGCGGGGAGAAGGCGACTCGCCGCGTGTTCTGCGAGTGCGGCGACGAAGTGCGAGCGGACTGGTCGTTCTGTCCGCACTGCGGGCGGCGGACGGCGTCGGCGGACGCGCTCGACCGGTAA
- a CDS encoding P-loop NTPase has translation MVEAFAVASGKGGTGKTTSTLALGMALAEEYDVTVVDADTGMANLLFHAGLADVDVTLHDLLLADSDATVEDAVYERYGMRVVPCGTGLGAFREADPTRLRDVVADLAADTDVLLLDSPATLASRSAVLPVVLADRAVLVVQPTIPAISDALKVQEYATSYGTGVAGTLYNKVRDPEAVERVAAKSGKYFEGESLGTVPEDDAVRAARRAGEPLLAHAPDSDAAAAYRRAAAEIDVRDADAESVADRFRSAVVPEQP, from the coding sequence ATGGTTGAGGCGTTCGCCGTCGCGTCCGGGAAGGGCGGCACCGGGAAGACGACGAGCACGCTCGCGCTCGGGATGGCGCTCGCCGAAGAGTACGACGTGACGGTCGTCGACGCCGACACCGGGATGGCGAACCTGCTGTTCCACGCGGGGCTTGCGGACGTGGACGTGACGCTGCACGACCTCCTGCTCGCGGACAGCGACGCCACGGTCGAGGACGCCGTCTACGAGCGCTACGGGATGCGCGTCGTCCCCTGCGGCACGGGACTGGGCGCCTTCCGCGAGGCGGACCCGACGCGCCTCCGCGACGTCGTCGCGGACCTCGCCGCGGACACGGACGTTCTCCTGTTGGACTCGCCGGCGACGCTCGCCAGCAGGAGCGCTGTCCTCCCCGTGGTACTGGCCGACCGCGCGGTGCTCGTCGTCCAGCCGACGATTCCCGCTATCTCGGACGCGCTCAAAGTGCAGGAGTACGCGACGTCGTACGGCACGGGCGTCGCCGGCACGCTCTACAACAAGGTCCGGGACCCCGAAGCCGTCGAGCGCGTCGCAGCGAAGTCAGGGAAGTACTTCGAGGGCGAGTCTCTCGGCACCGTCCCCGAGGACGACGCGGTCCGTGCGGCGCGCCGTGCCGGCGAACCGCTGCTCGCGCACGCGCCGGACAGCGACGCCGCGGCCGCGTACCGACGCGCTGCCGCCGAAATCGACGTTCGGGACGCCGACGCCGAGTCGGTCGCCGACCGGTTCCGGAGCGCGGTCGTCCCCGAGCAACCATGA
- a CDS encoding archaellin/type IV pilin N-terminal domain-containing protein — MSANERGQSNVVGVAILLGVTVVALGLVTASVGTVVDQHAAASDAQRVADELDDALQPVETTGVRRGSVSFTSGTLETLDREVRVLDSGGVVATVDANALRFTADNRGATYLAGAVLAHGDGWSRTRSPVSVTVDPDVLVVSVPALRGDVMRAASGGVTYTLRSNVTHERQNLGRGGYRVAVETTHTAALRSQFERWNATVSQRDVDGDGTPSVIADFPSSRTAYVVVHETEVSVT; from the coding sequence GTGAGCGCGAACGAGCGCGGTCAGTCGAACGTCGTCGGCGTCGCCATCCTGCTGGGCGTAACCGTCGTCGCGCTCGGCCTCGTGACTGCGAGCGTCGGCACCGTCGTCGACCAGCACGCCGCCGCCAGCGACGCCCAGCGCGTGGCGGACGAACTCGACGACGCACTCCAGCCGGTCGAAACCACGGGCGTTCGACGCGGCAGCGTCTCGTTCACGAGCGGGACGCTGGAAACGCTGGACCGCGAGGTGCGCGTCCTCGACAGCGGCGGCGTCGTCGCGACCGTCGACGCGAACGCGCTCCGGTTCACCGCGGACAATCGCGGTGCGACCTACCTCGCTGGAGCCGTACTCGCGCACGGCGATGGCTGGTCGCGGACGCGCTCGCCCGTGTCCGTGACTGTGGACCCGGACGTGCTCGTCGTGAGCGTGCCCGCCCTGCGCGGCGACGTGATGCGGGCGGCCAGCGGCGGTGTGACGTACACGCTGCGGTCGAACGTCACCCACGAGCGACAGAATCTCGGCCGCGGCGGCTACCGGGTTGCCGTCGAGACGACCCACACGGCGGCGTTGCGCTCGCAGTTCGAGCGCTGGAACGCCACCGTCAGCCAGCGCGACGTCGACGGCGACGGCACGCCGAGCGTGATAGCCGACTTCCCGAGTTCGCGGACCGCCTACGTGGTGGTCCACGAGACGGAGGTGTCCGTAACGTGA